In Primulina eburnea isolate SZY01 chromosome 3, ASM2296580v1, whole genome shotgun sequence, one DNA window encodes the following:
- the LOC140828543 gene encoding probable indole-3-pyruvate monooxygenase YUCCA5, whose product MPRCDLCRPPMLPTFRKEDLFSGRCILVNGPVIVGAGPSGLALCAGLKQQGVPFILLERSNCIASLWRNRTYNRLKLHLPKQFCELPYVPFPKYFPEYPTKHQFIDYLESYAERFKIEPRFDETVTSAKYDETCGLWRVKTSKGKFPGDDSVTEYMCRWLVVATGENAEKFVPEFQGLTEEFNGDVIHACDYKTGKVYKEKRVLVVGCGNSGMEVCLDLCHHNAFPSMVVRSSIHVLPREILGRSTFEVAVSMTKWLPVSVVDRVLVASARLILGNIEKYGIKRPCLGPLQLKNSEGKTPVLDIGTLSKIRSGDIRIVPGIKRFLSDGAELVNGQVLVIDSVILATGYSSNVPSWLEENDFFSRDGFPKTPFPNGWKGKRGLYAVGFTRRGLSGASMDAIKVAQDIGRIWKSETKQKNHSVGVACHRRCKP is encoded by the exons aTGCCTCGTTGTGATCTTTGTAGGCCACCAATGTTGCCAACATTCCGAAAGGAGGATCTTTTCTCCGGTCGATGCATACTCGTAAACGGTCCGGTGATAGTTGGAGCCGGTCCATCCGGTCTAGCATTATGTGCAGGCCTTAAACAACAAGGAGTTCCATTTATCCTTCTTGAAAGATCAAACTGCATTGCTTCGTTGTGGCGAAATCGGACATATAATCGCTTGAAACTCCACCTCCCGAAACAATTCTGCGAACTTCCTTACGTCCCTTTTCCCAAATACTTCCCAGAGTACCCCACAAAACATCAGTTCATCGACTACCTCGAATCCTACGCAGAACGGTTCAAGATCGAACCAAGGTTCGATGAAACAGTCACCTCTGCTAAGTACGACGAAACTTGCGGTCTGTGGCGCGTTAAGACTAGCAAGGGGAAGTTTCCGGGGGACGATTCCGTGACGGAGTATATGTGTAGGTGGCTTGTGGTGGCTACTGGAGAGAATGCAGAGAAATTCGTGCCGGAATTCCAAGGATTAACAGAGGAGTTCAATGGGGATGTGATTCATGCTTGTGATTATAAAACGGGTAAGGTTTATAAGGAAAAGCGTGTGTTGGTAGTTGGCTGTGGGAATTCAGGAATGGAGGTTTGCCTTGATTTGTGTCACCATAATGCGTTTCCATCAATGGTGGTTAGAAGCTCT atccaTGTATTACCAAGGGAAATTCTGGGAAGATCAACGTTCGAGGTGGCGGTATCGATGACGAAATGGCTACCAGTTTCAGTCGTGGATAGAGTACTTGTTGCATCAGCCAGATTAATCCTGGGAAACATAGAAAAATATGGGATCAAAAGGCCATGTTTGGGGCCTTTACAGCTCAAGAATAGTGAAGGGAAGACACCAGTATTGGACATAGGCACTCTCTCAAAGATCAGATCCGGAGATATAAGAATTGTGCCTGGAATCAAGAGATTCTTGAGCGATGGAGCCGAGCTGGTTAACGGCCAAGTTCTTGTGATCGATTCGGTTATTCTTGCGACAGGATATTCGAGCAATGTCCCATCTTGGTTGGAG GAAAATGATTTCTTTTCAAGAGATGGATTTCCGAAAACGCCCTTTCCGAATGGATGGAAAGGTAAAAGGGGACTTTATGCAGTTGGCTTCACAAGGAGAGGACTCTCAGGGGCATCAATGGATGCCATTAAAGTTGCACAAGATATAGGCAGAATCTGGAAAAGTGAAACAAAGCAAAAGAACCATTCGGTAGGCGTCGCCTGCCATCGACGATGCAAGCCATAG